GCGCGGCCCGGCTCGGCCTGTGGGCGGTCGCCGCGATCCTCGCCATACGGCAGCTGACCGTCGTCCTCACCACGCCGAGCGGCGAACGGCTCACCGACCTGGAGACCTGGGTCGGCCCCCACGGCGTCCTGCACGTGAACGGCTCGATCTACGACTCGACCCGGTTCACCGGCACCCCCTTCGGCGGCCTGGTCCTCAAACCCCTCACCCGCTCCGCCCAGGCCGCCCTCGGCTGGGGCTGGACCTTCGGCACCCTGCTGCTGGTCGTCGCCCTCGGCCTGGTGGCGGCCCGCGCGCTGCCCCAGCCGATCGGCCGCCGCACCTCCCTGCTGGCCGCGCCGGTCGCGATCAGCCTGCTCATGCTGTCGCTGCCGGTCCGCAACGCCCTGTGGCTCGGCCAGACCAGCATCATCCCGGTGCTGCTCGTCCTGCTCGGCTGCTTCACCGTGCGCGGCGAACGCCGCAGCGGGCTGTGCATAGGCCTGGCCGCCGCTCTGCAGCCGACCATGCTGCTCTTCACCCCGCTGCTGTGGTTCACCGGCCGCCGCCGGACCGCCGCCGCCACGGCCGGCGCCTTCGCCGCCTGCACCGCGCTCGCCTGGGCCGCGCTGCCGCACGACTCGTACACCTACTGGGTGCACCACATGGCCGGGACGGGCCTCGGCGGCAAGGCCGACGCCCTCGGCAACCAGTCCCTGCACGGCGCCCTGCTGCGCCTCGGCCTGACCGGCCCGCTGGAGATCGCCCTCTTCCTGCTGCTCGCCGGCGCCGTCGCCGCCCTCGCCCTGCGCCGCGCGGTCCACTACGCCCACGACGGCCAGCTGCTGCTCGCCGTCGCCATCACCGGCTGTGCCGTCGTCGCCGTGTCTCCCACCGCCTGGCAGCACCAGCTGCTGTGGGTGCTGCTCGCGCTGGTCGGCCGCGTCGGCAGACGGGCCTCCGACCGGTTCGTCTGGCCGGTCGCGATGGTCCTGGTGACGAGCCTCCCGGCGAAGATGATGCTGCCGAACGTGGCGGCGATGTACCCGCTGCGCGACAACCTCGTCCTCCTCGCGGCGCTGGCCGCCGCCACGGCCACCCCCTTCCTCTCCCGCACCTCCCCCTACTACCAGTCCCCGATCCCGACGCAGCACGCCCCGCAGGTCCCGGCCCGTTTCCGGCACATACCGCTCCTGCCCCACCTCCGCCGGACCCTCACCCGCCCCAACCTGCTGCTGGAACTGCTGCTCATCCGCGTCGTCTACGCCGCCTACCAGCAGGTCCGCCTCGCCGCGACCGGCGGCAGCAACACCGGGGGCCGGGCGACGGCCGAGCACCACGGCCACCTCGTCATCGACCTCGAACGGTTCCTGCACATCGACATCGAGCGCTCGGCCAACCACGCGGTGGCGAAGATCGGCTGGCTCCGGCACTTCTTCGGCTTCTACTACGAGTCCTTCCACTTCGTGGTGCCCCTGACGGTCCTCGCCGTCCTCTACTGGCGCCGCCCGGTCGACTACCGCTGGGCCCGCTCCTCCCTCGGCTTCGCCACCTTCCTCGCCCTGATCGGCTTCTGGCTGTTCCCGCTGGCCCCGCCGCGCCTGATGCCGGGGCTCGGGATCATCGACACCGTCCACGGCGTCCAGGACTTCTCCAAGCCGGACTACGGCACCCTGACCGCGCTCACCAACCAGTACGCGGCGATGCCGTCGCTGCACTTCGGCTGGGCCCTGTGGTGCGGAGTGGTCATCGCGGTCATCGCCCCGAAGTGGTGGATGAAGGCCCTCGCCCTCCTGCACCCCCTCTTCACCGTCTCCGCCATCATCGCCACCGGCAACCACTGGGTGCTGGACGCGGTGGGCGGAGCGGTGGTGGTGAGCGCCGGGTTCGGGCTGTCGTACGTGTTCCAGGGCCCGCGAGCCCGTGAGGAAAGGGAAGCGATGCCGACGCTCGTTTCGGCGCGCTCAGGTGACCCCGCACTCGAACCAGACCGACTTCCCGGCACCGGCCGGTGACACGCCCCACTTGTCGACCACGGCGTCCAGCAGGACGAGACCGCGACCGCCCTCCGACTCCTGCTCCAAGCCCTTTCCGGTTACGGGAAGTTGACCGAAACCGTCCGTCACCTCGGCCCGTACGCCCGCCGTCCGCCGCGCGAGCAGCACGGTGCAGCGGCGATCCGGTACGTGCCGTACGACGTTGGTGACCAGCTCGCTCATGCCCAGCTCCACGGCGAATGTCAGCTCCGTCAGCTGCCATTCCTGGAGCAGCGAGCGGACGATACGGCGGATGTGGCGCACCGAGTGCTCTCCGACGGTGAGGTTCATGCGGTACTGGGGAGTGTGGGGAAAGTTGAGGTTCACAGGACGAGGTTGACCTCGGATCACTACTCTGGGCTACGGGACGAACACAACGGGTCCGAGAGGGGACTTGGCATGGTGAACATCAACACCCTCGACCCGAGCGCCTCACCGCTCGACTACTACGGCTTCGAGTTGCGTCGCTTCCGGGAGGCGGCGGGACTCACGCAGAAGCAGCTCGGGGACATCATCAACTACACGGGGTCGATGGTCGGCCAGGTGGAGACGGCCCGGAAGCTGCCGACGCTGGACTTCAGCCAGCGGGCGGACGCGGCGCTGTGTACGGGTGGGTTACTGACGCGGCTCCACCCGCTGGTGATGCGAAGCCAACTTCCGGCGTGGTTCCAACAGGTGGCGGAGTTGGAAGCGCGGGCCACCCAGATGAACACCTTCCACACGCACCTGATCCACGGTCTGTTGCAGACCCCGGCCTACGCGCGTGCTGTGCTCGGCGTGCTGGACCAGTCCAACCTCGACGATCGTGCCGCCGCGCGGCTGGCTCGTCAGCACGTCTTCGAGAAGCAGGAGCCACCGGCCTTCTGGGCAATCCTCAGCGAAGCCGCGCTGCTTCAGGAGATCGGCGGTAAGGAGGTCATGCGCGAGCAACTCGCCCACCTTCTGAGGTTCGAGGAAGACCCCCTGATCAACGTCCAGATCCTGCCGTTCTCTGCCGGAGCGCACGCGGGGCTGCAAGGCTCGTTCGACGTCTACCACTTCGAGTACGACCCGGCCATCGTGTATACGGAGGGCTACGGCGGCAGTGGGCATCCAACCGCCAACCGAGCCACCGTCAAGAAGTGCTCACTCCGTTACGATCATCTTCAGGCCGCCGCACTCTCCATCAGGGACTCGGCGGAGCTGATCCGGCGAGTGATGGAGGACCGCTATGGAGACCAACTGGCGTAAGTCCAGCTACAGCGGCGACGAGGGCGGCTCGTGCGTTGAGTGCGCGCCCCTTGGCGGCCTCGCCTGGCGAAAGTCGTCGTACAGCGGGGACCAGGGCGGCGAATGCGTCGAGGTCGCCGACACCCCCTGCGCCACCATCGCCATCCGCGACTCCAAAACCCCGGCGGGACCGATCCTCATGATCGACCCCGCCGCGTTCACCACCTTCGTGAGCTGGACGTCGGCTACAACCGCTGAATGATCGTCCCCGTGGCCAGCCCACCGCCCGCGCACATGGTGATCAGCGCGAACTCCTTGTCCGCGCGTTCCAGTTCGTGCAGGGCGGTGGTGATCAGGCGGGCGCCGGTCGCGCCGACCGGGTGGCCCAGCGCAATCCCACCGCCGTTCACGTTGACCTTGTCCAGGTCCTGTTCGAAGACCTGGGCCCAGCTCAACACCACGGACGCGAACGCCTCGTTGATCTCGACGAGGTCGATGTCCTTCAGGGACATCCCCGCCTTGCCCAGCACCGCCCGCGTCGCGTCGATGGGGCCGTCCAGGTGGAAGTGCGGGTCGGCGCCGACCAGGGCCTGAGCGACGATCCGCGCCCTCGGCTTCAGCTTCAGGGCCCGTGCCATCCGCTTGGACGCCCACATGATGGCCGCCGCCCCATCCGAGATCTGCGACGAGTTGCCCGCCGTATGGACGGCCGTCGGCATCACCGGCTTCAGGCGGGCCAGCGCCTCCATGGACGTGTCCCGCAGGCCCTCGTCCTTGTCGACGAGCCGCCACATGCCCTGGCCGGCGTACTGCTCCTCCTCGGTCGTCGGCACCTGCACGGCGAAGGTCTCCCGCTTGAAGCGTTCCTCGGCCCAGGCGAGGGCCGCCCGCTCCTGGGAGATGAGGCCCAGCCTGTCCACGTCCTTCCTGCTCAACCCCCGGTGCCGGGCGATCCGTTCGGCCGCCTCGAACTGGTTCGGCAGGTCGACGTTCCACTCGTCCGGGAACGGCTTGCCGGGGCCGTGCTTCGAGCCCGAACCCAGCGGGACCCTGCTCATCGCCTCGACCCCGCAGCTGATCCCGACGTCGATCACGCCGCCCGCGACCATGTTGGCCACCATGTGCGAGGCCTGCTGGGAGGAGCCGCACTGGCAGTCGACGGTCGTGGCGGCCGTCTCGTAGGGCAGACCCATGGTCAGCCAGGCCGTGCGCGCGGGGTTCATGGACTGTTCGCCGGCGTGGGTGACCGTGCCGCCGACGCTCTGCTCGACGGCGTCGGCGGGGATGCCGGTGCGGCCGAGGAGTTCACGGTAGGTCTCGCCCAGGAGATAGGCGGGGTGCAGGTTGGCGAGCGCGCCGCCGCGCTTGCCGATCGGGGTGCGGACGGCTTCGACGATCACGGGTTCGGCGGCCATGGGTGCGGGTCCTCTCCGAGAGGGCTCTCCTCCAGAACTGGTACGCGTTCTAGTTCTGTTCAGCAGTCTGCTGACGTGATGTCCATCACCGCAAGGGGCTTGCAGGTGCCGAAGTTGCGATCTGCACGAATTCCGCACGGATTGGGGCTGCCGTACCCCTTGCCACTTGTAGAACCCGTTACTACCTTCACGGCACCCGCTGATGGGCCGTCAGAACGGACGCAGAACGGACGACGGGAGCCGCCATGCACTGCCCCGCGCTGCCCGACGGGTTCGACCTCACCGACCCGGACCTGCTGCACCACCGTGTGCCCCTGCCCGAGTTCGCCGAGCTGCGCCGCACCGAGCCGGTGCGCTGGATCCCGCAGCCGCACGGCCTCGCGGGCTTCGCCGACGACGGCTACTGGGCGGTGACCCGGCACGCCGACGTCAGGTACGTCTCCACGCACCCGGAACTCTTCTCCTCCACCGTCAACACCGCGATCATCCGTTTCAACGAGCACATCGAGCGCGACGCGATCGACGCCCAGCGCCTCATCCTGCTCAACATGGATCCTCCGGAACATACGCGGGTGCGGCAGATCGTGCAGCGCGGCTTCACGCCACGTTCCATCCGCGCCCTGGAGGAGCGGCTCCGCGCACGCGCCGAGGCGATCGTCGCGAGTGCCCGCGCGCGCTCCGGGCCCTTCGACTTCGTCACGGAGGTCGCCTGCGAACTGCCCCTGCAGGCCATCGCGGAGCTGATCGGCGTACCCCAGGAGGACCGGTCCAAGATCTTCGACTGGTCCAACAAGATGATCGCCTACGACGATCCCGAGTACGCCATCACCGAGGAGGTCGGCGCCCAGTCGGCCGCCGAGATCATCGCCTACGCCATGAACATGGCCGCCGAGCGGAAGAAGTGCCCCGCCCACGACATCGTCACGACCCTCGTCGCGGCGGAGGACGAGGGCAACCTGAACTCCGACGAGTTCGGCTTCTTCGTGCTGATGCTGGCGGTGGCCGGCAACGAGACGACCCGCAACGCCATCACGCACGGGATGCATGCCTTCCTGACCCACCCCGAGCAGTGGGAGCTGTTCAAGCGGGAGCGGCCGGGGACGACGGCCGAGGAGATCGTGCGCTGGGCGACCCCGGTCAACGCCTTTCAGCGGACGGCCACCCAGGACACCGAACTGGGCGGGGCCCGGATCAGGAAGGGCGACCGGGTCGGGCTGTTCTACGCCTCCGCCAACCACGACCCCGAGGTCTTCACCGACCCCGACGCCTTCGACATCACCCGCGACCCCAACCCCCACCTGGGCTTCGGCGGCGGCGGCCCGCACTACTGCCTGGGCAAGTCCCTGGCGATCCTGGAGATCGACCTGATCTTCCACGCGATCGCCGAGTCGATGCCCGGCCTGCGCCTGGCCGACCCACCCCGGCGACTGCGCTCGGCCTGGATCAACGGGGTCAAGGAACTCCAGGTCACCACCGGCTGACCCGACGGGCCGGCCCACCCCGAGGGAGGCAGGAGCACCCCTACCCCAACGCCCCGTTCCTGCCTCCCCCGAGGTCGGTGGGGCTCACTCGCGCCCCGAAGCAGCCACCGCCAGCACCCCGGAGGTGAGGGCCGCGATCAGCAGCGGGATGCCCAGGCTGTGGTGGAGGACCAGCCAGGCGCCCAGGCAGGCGCCGGCGAACATGGCGATCACCGCGGCCGTGCGGCGCGGCGAGCGGTGACTGGTGGCGTCACCGAGACGGGAATCTGCGGCCAGGCCGGTCAGGGTCATGGTCAGGACCGTGGTGGTGGTGAGATCGGCGATGCCCAGCTTGCGGACGGTGGCGTTGCGCAGGCCCATCGCGTACCCGGTGAAGGCGATCAGGGCGTAGATCGTGCCGGTGGCGTGCGGCCAGGCGAAGGCGACCGCCGCCGACAGTCCCACCAGGGCCGCCTCCGCCGCCAGGGTCAGGCGGGTCCAGCGGCGGCGCGAGCCGTTGCCGACATGGGCCGCCAGCCGGCCGCCGGTCACCGCGCCCAGCAGGAAACACCCGAGCGAGGTGGCCGTGTGCGGGACGGAGAAGCCGGGCGCACCGGCCGCCGCGAAACCGAGGACGACCACGTTGCCGGTCATATTGGCCGTGAAGACCCGGCCGAACCCCAGATAACTGACGGCGTCGATGAGCCCGCTCACCACGGTGAGGCTCAGCAACACGACGACCAGCCGCAGCCCGCGCGCCTCCGGGTCCGGCGCCGGGGGCTCCTGTGTCGGTGCCGTGGTCATGACGACCACTTCACCACGGGTGCGGGACCGGGGTCCGTACATACGCGCGCACCCCCGCCCGTGGAGGGCGGGGGTGCGGTGCGTGACAGGGGGCCGTCAGGCCGGGGTGCGGCTCAGTACCAGCCGTTGGCCTGCCAGAAGTTCCAGGCCTTGACCGGGCTGCCGTAGCGGGAGTTCATGTAGTCCAGGCCCCACTTGATCTGGGTGGCCGGGTTGGTCTTCCAGTCGGCACCGGCGGAGGACATCTTCGAGGCCGGCAGCGCCTGGACCAGGCCGTAGGCGCCGGAGGAGCTGTTGGTGGCCGCCGGGTTCCATCCGCTCTCCCGCGAGACGATCTTGCTGAACGCGTTGAACTGCGCGGCGTCCGGGATCATCTTGTGGGCGATCGCCTGGGCGGAGGAGGCGGAGGCCGGGGCGGCCTGGGCGGGCGCCGCGGTGAGTGCCATGCCGGCGGTGGCGGCGGCCACGGCGGCGACGGTGAGGGCCTTCTTCGGGGAAGCGATGCGGCGGATGAAGGAAACGGACACGGAGAACCTCTTGCGTTCGGGGACAGGACATCGCCCGCAGGGGACGGACCACGCTGTGGCCGTATGCGTCGGCGCCTCGGCCCTGTGGGGGCTTGTGGCGCCTGGCGACGTCGTCCAGAGAAGCAGCCCGGAAAGACGTCCGCAATGACCCCGTTTACTAGTTGTGGCCGGATCGATGGGATACGCCGCCTCTGTGACGTGCGCCGCAAAGTGCAGGTCAGATAGGGTGTCCGAACGGGCATATCGGACATTTCTTACTACGGCGCCGCATCGTAGGTGACGTGCGTCATGTGGGGTGCTTCACCGGCTCGCTCGCACTGTGCGAAGTGCCGGATCCGTTTTGTGTGCATTTTGGAGCGTCGAATGTGACCGCGGTCTCGAAGGCGGCCCGCCGTGTGGCCCGCCGCAGCGCGCGCAGCACCGCCGGGCCGAGGACGAGGGTCAGCAGCACCGTGCACAGGGCCCGGCCCAGGTCCCAGCCGAGCGAGGTGGCCAGGCAGTAGGCGACGAAACGGGCCAGGTTGGCGGGGACGGAGGCATGGGCGTCGAAGGAGATGTTCGAGGCGGCGGCCCCCATGAACGGCCAGCCGGCCAGATTCATGACGGTGCCGTAGGCGAAGGCGGCGAGGAAACCGTAGGCCGCAAGGAGCGCGACTTCCGTACGGCCCCGCAGCCGGACCGGGCCCGGCAGTAGCCCGGCGCCCATCGTGAACCAGCCCATCGCCAGCATCTGGAACGGCAGCCAGGGCCCGACCCCGCCCGTGAGCAGCGCGGACGCGAACATCGTCACCGAGCCCAGGGCGAAGCCGAAGCCGGGGCCGAGCACGCGTCCGCTGAGCACCATCAGGAAGAACATCGGCTCGATCCCGGCCGTACCCGCGCCGATCGGCCGCAGCGCGGCCCCCGTCGCGGCCAGCACGCCCAGCATGGCCACGGCCTTCGGCCCGAGATCCGACTCGGAGATCGTCGCCGCCACGACCGCGACCAGGAGGATGAGCAGGCCCGCGAAGAGCCAGGGCGCGTCCTGGGCGTGGGCGCTCAGCTGCGAGGCGGGCGGCGCGAGGAAGGGCCAGCCGAAGGCGGCCACACCGACCGCGCCGACCAGCGCGAGGGCGGCGAGGGAGCGGGGGCCGAGACGGACGGCGTGCAGACGGGCGGCCCTCATGCGAGGGCCTGCCGTACTTCGGCGACGGTGAGCCACTGCTGCGGGGCGAGGATCTTCGTCACCTGCGGCGCGAAGGACGGCGAGGAGACGACGATCTGCGCCGTCGGCCCGTCGGCTATGACCTCCCCCTCGGCGAGCAGGACCACCCGGTGCGCGATCTCGGCCGCCAGCTCCACGTCGTGCGTGGCCAGGACGATCGCGTGCCCCTCGGTGGCAAGCCCGCGCAGCACTCCGCCCAGGCGGGCCTTGGCCGCGTAGTCCAGGCCGCGGGTCGGCTCGTCGAGCAGGAGCAGGGGCGGGCGGGCGGTCAGCGCGACGGCCAGCGCGAGCGTCAGGCACTGCCCCTCGGACAGGTCCCGGGGGTGGATGTCGTCCGTGATCCCCGGCAGCAGCTCCGACACGAGGGCCCGGCAGGTGCCCGGCTCGGCTCCCGCGTCCCGGTCGGCCGCCGCGCACTCCTCGGCGACGGTGTCGGCATAGAGGAGGTCCCGGGGGTCCTGGGGGACGAGGCCGACGCGGCGGACCAGGTCGCGGGGGGAGGTGCGGTGGGGAGTGGCACCGGCCACGGTGACGGTTCCGGTCGTGGGGGGCAGCAGGCCTACGAGCGAGTTGAGCAGGGTGGACTTTCCGGCGCCGTTGCGGCCCATGAGGGCGATGGTCTCGCCCGGGGTGACGGTCAGGTCGATGTGCCGCAGGGCGGTGACGGGGCCTCGGCGGAGGGAGAGGGCGTGGATTTCGGCGATGTGCGGTTGCGGAGCTTGCGGGGTGGACGTGGGACGGCGACGGAACCGGAGGCGGCGCCCCGTGCTGGTGGGAGCCTTTTCGGCGGTGCGGCTGCCCGCGGCTGCGCAAGCGCCCTGAAGGGGCGCGGGCTGCGCGACCGGCCACGACGCGCCCGCCGGTGCTGACGCGCCCAGACGCTCCCCCAAGTCACCGGCCCTGCGGCGGGCATCCCGGACCGTCAGGGGAAGCGGGGACCAGCCGGCCAGCCGTCCCAGGTCCACCACCGGGGGGAAGACGGGGGAGACGGCCATCACCTCGGACGGGGAGCCCACGACCGGAGGTTGCCCGGGTGCGGGCAGCAGGACGACGCGGTCGGCGTAGTGGAGGACGCGTTCCAGGCGGTGTTCGGCCAGCAGGATCGTCGTGCCGAGGTCGTGTACCAGGCGCTGGAGCACCGCCAGCACCTCTTCCGCCGCGGCGGGGTCCAGGGCCGAGGTCGGCTCGTCGAGGACCAGGACCTGGGGGTGCGGGGTGAGGACCGAGCCGATCGCGACCCGCTGTCGCTGGCCGCCGGAGAGGGTGGCGATGGGGCGGTCGCGCAGTCCGGCGAGCCCCAGCAGGTCCAGGGTCTCCTCCACCCGGCGCCGCATGACCTCCGGGGCGAGGCCCAACGACTCCATGCCGTAGGCCAGTTCGTCCTCCACGGTGTCCGTCACGAAATGGGCGAGCGGATCCTGGCCGACCGTGCCGACCACGTCCGCCAGCTCGCGCGGCTTGTGGGTACGGGTGTCCCGGCCCGCCACCGTGACCCGGCCGCGCAGGGTGCCGCCGGTGAAGTGCGGCACCAGCCCGCTCACCGCGCCGAGCACGGTCGACTTGCCGACCCCGGACGGGCCGACGAGCAGCACCAGTTCGCCTTCGGGCACCTCGAAGCCGACGCCCTGCACGGCGGGTTCGGCCGCACCGTCGTACGTCACGCTGACATCCTCGAAGCGGATCACGACGGCTCCTTGGGGGCCTTGGGGGCCTGGGGTACGACGAAGGCGGGGAGGAGAGCGAGCAGGATCGCCGCCGCGGGCCACAGGGGCAGGGTGGGCGCGACGAGCGGTACGACCCCGGGGTGCAGCGCTTCCGGGTCGCGGGCGGAGGCCAGGCTGAGCAGCGCGGCGACGGCGGCGCCGGAGCCCGCGACCAGCCAGGCCCGGGCGTCCCAGGGGTCCGGGCGGTACCGGGTGCGCAGGGAACGCCGGCCGCCGAGCCGCAGCCCCGCGAGCGCCGCGGCGACACCGGCGAGGAGGAGCGGCAGTCCGTAGGTGCCGCCCTCCGCCGTGAGCAGCCCGTACGTCCCCGCGCACACGCCGAGCAGCCCGCCGAGGGTGAGCGCGGCCGTCGTACGGCGGACGGCGGCGGGGACCTCGGCCGTACGGCCGTAGCCGCGGGCCTCCATCGCGGCGGCGAGCGCGACCGAGCGCTCCAACGCGCCCTCCAGCACCGGCAGTCCGACCTGGAGCAGACCCCGCAGGCCCCGGTCCGGGCGGCCCCGCAGCCGGCGGGCGGCGCGCAGCCGCCGGACGTCCGCGATGAGGTGCGGCGCGAAGGTGAGGGCGACGACGACGGCGACGCCGGTCTCGTACAGCGCGCCGGGCAGGGATTTCAGCAGCCGGGTGGGTCCGGCGAGCGCGTTCGCCGCGCCGACGCAGATCAGGAGGGTGGCGAGCTTCAGACCGTCGTAGGCGGCGAAGACGAGTGCCTCGGCGGTGACCCTTCCGCCCAGGCGGATGCCCTGCGCCCAGTGGGGGAGCGGGACTTCCGGGAGGGTGAGCAGGGCGTGGGTGCCGGGGATGGGGGAGCCCAGCGCCACCGCGAAGACGAGGCGGATCAGGACGACGGCCAGCGCGAGTCTGGCGAAGGCCGGGTAGGCGTGGGAGGCGGGGGTGTTGGTGCGGTGCGTGGCCACGACGTAGGCGGAGGCGGATATGAGGAGGGCCAGGAGGAGGGGGTTGGTGGTGCGGGTGGCGGCGGTACCGAGGGAGAGCGCCCAGAGCCACCAGGCACCGGGGTGAACAGCGGGGCGGGAACGCCCCGAAGGGGCGCGGGACTGTGCTTCAACCGGAGACATCGCGCCGCCGCCGCGCCTGCCACACCGCCGCGCCTGCCAGGAGGGCCACCACACCCGCGCCGATGGGCAGACCCAGCGAAGGCCCGTCGTCCGAACTGCCGCTCTCTTGTGCCGGCTTCTTGCCCGAAGACGCCGAAACCTGCTCCCCGCACCCTTTCTTCGGATACCCGGCGATCGCACACAACAGGGCGTTGCCGTCGTAGCGCAGGGGCGGGGCGACGGCCGCGAGGGCGTCGGCGGTCGTCGCGTCCGCCGGGACCCGCGCGCACGCCGTACGGCCGGCCGGCGGCCGCTCGCCGGACGGCGCGTCCGCGGGGCTGCCGAAGTCGAGGACCAGGGCCACCCGCTTCGTACCGGACTTGGCGGGCGTACCCGCACAGATCGTGCCGAAGTCCGCCGCGCCGCGCGGCCGGCTCGCGTCCGCGGAGTCCTCGCTCACCGCGAAGCGGAAGCCCTCCACCGCGCCGTCGTCGGGCCGGGCGACCGACGGGCCCTGCGTGGCGTACGTCCAGTGACCGCCCGTCCGCTCCCAGAAGGACCAGTAGCGGTAGCCGGTGGCCTGCGCCTGGCCGGTCCCGGCCGCCGACAGGACGAGCGCGGCCACGAGCAGGCTCGCGGCGCGGCGGACGGCCGTCACGGCTGCCGCTTCTTCCGGCCGCTGAGCAGGAAGCCGATGCCGATGCCCGCGACCAGGCAGACGCCGACGAACCACCAGGCGCCGAAGCCGGAGCCGCCGTCGGACTTGGCCTGCTGCTGGTACCCGGTCGCCGCCATCTGCGGGAGGGGGCCGAGCTCGTTGAGGGACCGGACCAGGCTGGTGCCGCCGAAGTCACCCGGCTGCGCGCCGACCGCGTGCGCGGCGAGGATCAGCTGGGCGTAGGCCGCCGGACCACTCTGCGCCGCCCAGTTTCCGGCGTTCTTCTCCAGCCAGTCGTACGCCTTCTTCGCCTGCTCGGTCCGGCCGTCCGCGGCGAGCGCGACGACCGTGTCCGCCGTGTTGCCGTAGTCCGGCTGGTCCTTGGCGCCGGGCAGAGCGGACTGAAGGTGGCCGGACTTGGCGACGGCCGCCGCCAGGTACGCCCCGGCATTGTCCGCCAGCTGTGCCGGGGCGGGACGGTCCGCCTTCGTGCACGCGTCCTTCGCGGGCGCCTTGCCGGCCTCGGCGACGAACCCCTTGCCGAGCGCGCCGAGCACCCCGGCCGCGCTGGCGTCCGCGTTGGCCGCCAGTTTGCCCTTCTTGTCCGGCTGGTAGGCGAGCGCGCCGCCGCCGTCCTGGTCGCAGGGCAGGGACATGGCGGCGAGCAGATCGTAAGGGGACTTGCCCGACTTGTGGATAGACGCCGGGTCCGTGCCGACGGCGGACAGCGCGCCGATGACGACGGACGTGGAGTTGGTGTCGCTGGCCCCGCCCGGCGAGTAGCCCCAGCCGCCGTCCTTGTTCTGCACGGACTTCAGCCAGGTCACCGCCTTGCCGACTGCGTCGTCGTGCCCGCCGGTGGCCCTCAGGGCCTGGACCGCGGCGGCGGTGCTGTTGGTGTCCACCATGACCTTGCCGTCACAGGCCTTGGCCGGGGCGGCGCGGAACGCGGCGAAGGCGCCGTTCGCGCACTGCTGGCCCGCCAGCCAGTCCACGGCCTGCGCGGCCGGGCGGTAGCCGAGGGTCCGCTGGGCGACCAGGGTCAGGGACTGGCGCCACACGCCGTCGTAGGCCGGGTCGGACGTGCCGTACAGCCCGGACGGGATCGCGGCCTTCGGCGACGGGGACGGACCGGCGGCCGTGGCGGGCGCGGCGGCGGCCAGCACGCCTATGGTGGCGAGTACCACGGCACTGCGGCGGACGTTCATGGTCGGCGACTGCCTCTCCTGCGGGGAACCGGCAGCGCACGGGAGACACCCCGGGCGGCTCGGCTCCGTAAACCTCGACGGTGCCGCCAGCGCCGGAATTGCACCGGCTTTTCCCTGTACGGGTGCGACGACCTCGCCACTTTACCGGCAGCGTGGTGAGAGCCCGGAAGGGGCACGGGGCTGTGCCGACATGC
Above is a genomic segment from Streptomyces fodineus containing:
- a CDS encoding bifunctional glycosyltransferase 87/phosphatase PAP2 family protein → MANVEHGGRPADTLDSGLIGARLRAARLGLWAVAAILAIRQLTVVLTTPSGERLTDLETWVGPHGVLHVNGSIYDSTRFTGTPFGGLVLKPLTRSAQAALGWGWTFGTLLLVVALGLVAARALPQPIGRRTSLLAAPVAISLLMLSLPVRNALWLGQTSIIPVLLVLLGCFTVRGERRSGLCIGLAAALQPTMLLFTPLLWFTGRRRTAAATAGAFAACTALAWAALPHDSYTYWVHHMAGTGLGGKADALGNQSLHGALLRLGLTGPLEIALFLLLAGAVAALALRRAVHYAHDGQLLLAVAITGCAVVAVSPTAWQHQLLWVLLALVGRVGRRASDRFVWPVAMVLVTSLPAKMMLPNVAAMYPLRDNLVLLAALAAATATPFLSRTSPYYQSPIPTQHAPQVPARFRHIPLLPHLRRTLTRPNLLLELLLIRVVYAAYQQVRLAATGGSNTGGRATAEHHGHLVIDLERFLHIDIERSANHAVAKIGWLRHFFGFYYESFHFVVPLTVLAVLYWRRPVDYRWARSSLGFATFLALIGFWLFPLAPPRLMPGLGIIDTVHGVQDFSKPDYGTLTALTNQYAAMPSLHFGWALWCGVVIAVIAPKWWMKALALLHPLFTVSAIIATGNHWVLDAVGGAVVVSAGFGLSYVFQGPRAREEREAMPTLVSARSGDPALEPDRLPGTGR
- a CDS encoding ATP-binding protein — protein: MNLTVGEHSVRHIRRIVRSLLQEWQLTELTFAVELGMSELVTNVVRHVPDRRCTVLLARRTAGVRAEVTDGFGQLPVTGKGLEQESEGGRGLVLLDAVVDKWGVSPAGAGKSVWFECGVT
- a CDS encoding helix-turn-helix domain-containing protein, which gives rise to MVNINTLDPSASPLDYYGFELRRFREAAGLTQKQLGDIINYTGSMVGQVETARKLPTLDFSQRADAALCTGGLLTRLHPLVMRSQLPAWFQQVAELEARATQMNTFHTHLIHGLLQTPAYARAVLGVLDQSNLDDRAAARLARQHVFEKQEPPAFWAILSEAALLQEIGGKEVMREQLAHLLRFEEDPLINVQILPFSAGAHAGLQGSFDVYHFEYDPAIVYTEGYGGSGHPTANRATVKKCSLRYDHLQAAALSIRDSAELIRRVMEDRYGDQLA
- a CDS encoding DUF397 domain-containing protein: METNWRKSSYSGDEGGSCVECAPLGGLAWRKSSYSGDQGGECVEVADTPCATIAIRDSKTPAGPILMIDPAAFTTFVSWTSATTAE
- a CDS encoding steroid 3-ketoacyl-CoA thiolase, with the translated sequence MAAEPVIVEAVRTPIGKRGGALANLHPAYLLGETYRELLGRTGIPADAVEQSVGGTVTHAGEQSMNPARTAWLTMGLPYETAATTVDCQCGSSQQASHMVANMVAGGVIDVGISCGVEAMSRVPLGSGSKHGPGKPFPDEWNVDLPNQFEAAERIARHRGLSRKDVDRLGLISQERAALAWAEERFKRETFAVQVPTTEEEQYAGQGMWRLVDKDEGLRDTSMEALARLKPVMPTAVHTAGNSSQISDGAAAIMWASKRMARALKLKPRARIVAQALVGADPHFHLDGPIDATRAVLGKAGMSLKDIDLVEINEAFASVVLSWAQVFEQDLDKVNVNGGGIALGHPVGATGARLITTALHELERADKEFALITMCAGGGLATGTIIQRL
- a CDS encoding cytochrome P450 — translated: MHCPALPDGFDLTDPDLLHHRVPLPEFAELRRTEPVRWIPQPHGLAGFADDGYWAVTRHADVRYVSTHPELFSSTVNTAIIRFNEHIERDAIDAQRLILLNMDPPEHTRVRQIVQRGFTPRSIRALEERLRARAEAIVASARARSGPFDFVTEVACELPLQAIAELIGVPQEDRSKIFDWSNKMIAYDDPEYAITEEVGAQSAAEIIAYAMNMAAERKKCPAHDIVTTLVAAEDEGNLNSDEFGFFVLMLAVAGNETTRNAITHGMHAFLTHPEQWELFKRERPGTTAEEIVRWATPVNAFQRTATQDTELGGARIRKGDRVGLFYASANHDPEVFTDPDAFDITRDPNPHLGFGGGGPHYCLGKSLAILEIDLIFHAIAESMPGLRLADPPRRLRSAWINGVKELQVTTG
- a CDS encoding YoaK family protein, translated to MTTAPTQEPPAPDPEARGLRLVVVLLSLTVVSGLIDAVSYLGFGRVFTANMTGNVVVLGFAAAGAPGFSVPHTATSLGCFLLGAVTGGRLAAHVGNGSRRRWTRLTLAAEAALVGLSAAVAFAWPHATGTIYALIAFTGYAMGLRNATVRKLGIADLTTTTVLTMTLTGLAADSRLGDATSHRSPRRTAAVIAMFAGACLGAWLVLHHSLGIPLLIAALTSGVLAVAASGRE